The genomic segment GCCACGCAGGATGTCCCGGCGGCGATCAAGGAGTTCACCGGCGGGCGCGGCGTTGACGTCGTGGTCGAACATGTCGGCACGGCGACCTGGGATCGCAGCCTGAAGAGCCTCGCCCGTGGCGGCCGGCTGGTGACGTGTGGCGCCACCACCGGCCACGACGCGCGAATCGACTTGCGGTTTCTGTTCGGGCGTCAGTTATCGCTGCTGGGGTCGTACATGGGCCGGAAGGGCGAACTGCTGCGGGCGGCGCAGTTCTTCTTTTCCGGCGAACTCCGGTCGGTGGTCGACCAGACCTATCCGTTGTCGGAGGCCGCCGAAGCCCAGCGCCGGCTCGAATCGCGCCAGCAGTTCGGCAAGATTGTCCTGATTGCCTGACCAGCCCCTAAAGGGTTGCCTCCACCGAACCGCTGCACTCGAAGAACCGGTGTGCCCGGGCTTACGTCCAACCCTTAGATTGCGGGGTGTATGATCCTCGCTTCGTCATGGATATCAAGATCCAGCGGAAGCCGTCAGGGCTTGGCGGCCGGCTGTTCAGCCTGGTCGGCATTGTCGGGCTGATGGCCACGATCATCGCGGGCGCCACGGTGTGGCTGCTGCTCACCGATCCGGTGACAGTGGCCGAATCGATGGATTCGGGCGAGGTCACGCCGCTCGTACAGTCGCTGGCCGGGTCGATCTACGACGCGCTGGTGCGGCTGATGCGGATGCTATAGCTTCGTCGCGAGAAATTTCCCCAGATACCACGCATCCAGGAACTTGTACGGCGCGGCGCCGGTCGAGTAGTGCCCGCATGGCAGCACGCTGACCTGGACCGGATAGCGGCGCCGCCGGAACTCGTCCACCAGCTTCAGCGACAGGTCCACCGGAAACGAGAGGTCGTACTTGGCGTAGATCAACAGCGTCTGGCGATCGTGCATGCGATCCAGGAACGACCACGGGCTGATCGGGCGCCACAGGTGGCGCAGCTGGTCGGCGTCGAGGTACCCTTCGAACCCTTCGCGCACGTGCTCGGTCGAGAGGCCCCGCCACACCACGTCGCTGAAGAACGGCGAGACGTGGTTGAGGGCCTGCGCCCTCACCAGCGGTTCATGGCACGTCGTCAACAGCGACAGGCACGACCCGAGGCTGGTGCCGAGCAGGCCCAGGCGGTCGTAGCCCTGGTCGCGCAGCCACCAGAGCGCGAGCCGCACGTCGCGCACCGCCTGCCGGCACACCTGCAGCGTGCGCACGACGTTCGAGCTCACGATGTAATCGGCGCGCTTCAATTCCGGCGGCATGCGGGCGTCGTGGTAGGGCAGGCTGATGCGCAACGACGCGATGCCGAGCTTCGCGAGGATCTTGCACAGCCCGACATGGCCGTTGGCGTCGGAGTTCCACTGCGCCAGCACCACGACGGCCCGGCGAGGCGATCCGGGCCGGCGTTTGCGGATGGGAGCGGCGGGGAAGTACCGCGCTGTCACGGTGTTGTTGTGGTCGTGCGGCGTCGTGAACCCGCTGGGATAGGTCAGCAGGCCTTCTTCGCCGCCGGCCCTCACGCTGGGCAGCGCCTGCGTAAAGGTGTAGCGCACCGGCTCCGGCGTGTAGAAGGCGTCGGTATTCTGCATGACGCGCTCGACCCACGCCGACACCCCGGCGTAGCCGGCGGGTTGCCCGCCGCCGGCCTCCGTCCTGTCCACCGTAGCGCCAGGCGCGAAGGCGGCGTCGATCCAGTCTTCGCCCCACTCGAACGGGCGGACCTGGCGTTCATGTTTGCTGACGTTGGCGAGTTGCTGCTCCCAACGGTGAAAGTAACGTCGAATCATCCGGCGTGCGCGATTGCGCGCTCCACGGCCAGCGCGGCTCCCACCAGGGCCGCCGTCCCGCCCTTGTGACCCGCCAGTTGCAGGCCGACCGGCAGCCCGCCGTGAGCCGTGCCGCTCAGCCCGCTGTGGGCTGTGCCACACGGCAGCGAGATCGCCGGGTGTCCCGACAGGTTGAACGGCTGGGTGCAGCGCAGCATCAACGTCCGCACCGCCTCGGGCCCGCCCTTGACCGGCATGGTCGCGGCACCGAGCGGCGGCGCCGGTATCGCCAGCGACGGCAGCACCAGCGCGTCCACGCCGTGCAGCGCGCGGTCGACTTCGTGCGCGATCACCGCCTTGCCGCGCACCGCGCGGACGTAGTCTTCGGCCAGCACGTAGCGCGCCATCTCGAGACGCAGCCGCACGTTGGGCGTGTAGTCCTGTGGCCGCGCCAGCAGCGTGCGGCCGTGAAACTCGGCGGCGTCGGCCAACACCAGGTGCACGTAAACAGCCGCCATGTCGGTGGCGTGAGGAATGGCGACCTCGGTGACGGTCGCGCCCGCGCTGCGCAACGTCTCGATGGTGGCGGCCACGACGCGCTCCACGTCGGCGTCGAGCCGATCGAACAGGTAACCCGCCGGCACGCCGAACCGTAGTCCCTTGAGCGGCGCCGCCGCGGGCATGGCCGCGGTTTGCCGCGCGGCCGGCACCATCGCGTTGTACTGGAACCATGCATCAGCCACGCACGCCGCGAGCGGACCGACATGATCGAGCTGGCGGCTGAGCGGCACCACGCCCGACGCCGAGACCTCTCCCCATTCCGGCTTGAGCCCGACAATGCCGCAGGCGGCGGCGGGAATGCGGATGGAACCGCCCGTATCAGTGCCGACGGTGCCGAGCGACATGCCGGTCGCGATGGCGATGGCCGAGCCGCCGCTCGATCCACCCGGCGAGCGGGACGGGTCGACCGGGTTGCGGGCCAGGCCGAAACCGGAATCTTCGGTGGTCGTGCCGAAGGCAAACTCGTGGAGGTTGGTCTTGCCGACAAAGACGGCGCCGGCCGCGCGCAGCCGCGCGGTGACGACGGCGTCGCTGCCGGCGACGTGGTCGGCGCGCACGAGCGAACCGGCGCTGGTGCGCACGCCCTTCATGTCGATCAGATCCTTGAGCGACAGCGGAATGCCGTGGAGCGGCCCGCGGTAGCGGCCGCCGGCAATCTCCTGGTCGGCCTTGCGCGCAGCGGCGAGCGCGGCGGTGGCGGTCACGGTGATGAAGGCGTTCAGCTTCGGGTTGAGCGCCTCGATTTGCGACAGGCACTCCTCGGTCAGCTTCTCGGACTTGACCTCACCCTTGGCCAGCCGCGGCGCGACTTCGGCGATCGTCATTTCACCTCCGCGTCGTCGATGTCCACAGGAGTAGCCTTGTCCGCGTCGTCATTCCAGTCGGCCGCGCGCAGGCGTTCGGTTGCCTGGGCCAGTCCTTCGAGCGGGGCGATCAAGTCGGGCAGGTCGCGCGTGACCGCGTCGGCCTTTGCCCATTCCAGCCATTCACCAACAGTCATGATGCTCGTTTCACCGATATCGCCACGCCGCCACCGACGGGAAGAAAGGAAGTGCGCAGGCGGGGGTCGGCCGCCAGGCGGTGGCTGAACGCCACCACGGGATCGGAATCGCCGTTCCCGCCAATGTTATCAGTCACCAGCACGCCGTTGGGACGAAGCAGTGCGACCAGCCGCTCGTGCCTGGCTTGGTTCACCGCCGGGGCGGCGCCCTGGACGATCAGGTCGAACGGACCGGCAATCTTGTGCAGGAAGCGCGCGGCCTCGCCAACCATCACGCTGACGCGGTCGGCATAGCCCGCGGCGGCCAGCTCGCTGCGCGCGTGTCCGGCCAACACCGCGTCGGCTTCCATGCTGATCATCATCCCATCCGGCGGCAGCATTGCCGCAAGCGACAGGGTGAACTGGCCGTCGCCGATGCCGATCTCGAGGATACGACGGGCGCCGCAGTCGCGTGCCAGCGTTTGCAGCAGAGCCGCAGTGTCGGCGGACGTCACCCAGGGATTTTGACACGGTCCAGCTCGTGCCGGCCCAGTCTGCACCCATTGCACATGCGTCGGCGTCCACCTACACTCGAACTATGGCTCGGAGCTGTTGGAGCCGGCGTCGTCTGCGCCAGTTCACCTTGGCCGCCCTGCTGAGCCTCGCGATTCCCGTGGCGGGTTTCGCGCAGGCGGGTGCCCCCGATCTCACCCAACTGTCGATCGAAGACCTGATGCGGATCGAGGTCACCTCGGTCGCGCGCAAAGAGCAGCGCGCGGCCGATGTTGCGTCCGCCGTCTATGTGATCACGGCGGACGACATCCGCCGCTCCGGGCAGACTGCGGCGCAGGAGCCGGTCTCCAGAACCCCTTCCGAGGCGGTGGGCGGTCACCTGCTCGGCCGGCTCACCGGTACGCAGGGCAACGGTGGGGCGTGGCAGATCCAGGGATTCATCGACCTCGCGAACCGCGACGAACCGGTGGCCGAGTTCAGCCGGCAGACCTACGATCTCGACACGCAGTATCAAGTGACGCTCGGCCGCCGGCACGACCTGGTGGCCGGCCTTGGCTATCGGCTGGCTCACGAGCACTTCACCGGAAACAGCGGCTTCTCCCTCGACCCGGCGGTGAGCACCGGCTGGCTGTTGACCGGCTTCGTGCAGGACGAGGTGGACTTCCTCGACGACCGGCTGTCCGTGACCCTGGGCGGAGCGCGGCCGTGAGGCTGCGATGGACATTCCGGTGAGGCGGCTCCGACGTTTTGGTCCGGGCTGGTGCACGGCCGCCGTGGTCGCGGCGGCTGCGCTCAGTGCGCCGGCCGTCGGCGCCGGCCAGGCCCCCCAACGCGAAACGGACGTCGTCCTGAAAGCGGCTTTCCTCTATAATTTCGCCAGATTCGCGCAGTGGCCGGCGCTGCGCGACGGCCAGGCGATCGCGGTGTGCATCGTCGGTGACGACGGCCTGGCCGCCGCGTTCGACAAGACAGCGCAAGGAAAGAACATTGGTGGCCACGTCGTCGCGACAATACAGCCCGCCGACGCCAGAACGTGGAGCACGTGCCACGTATTGTTCATCGCTGACAGCGCGGCGCGCCGCGCGACGAAAGAGTTGTCGTTGATTCGGGCGGCGCCGGTGCTGACCGTGAGCGACGAGCCAGGGTTTGCGCGCCGGAGCGGTCTCGTCGAGCTGTACGTCGAGGACGGCCGGATGCGTTTTGCCATCAACGTGGATGCGCTCGGGCGCTCGGGCCTGCAGCTCAGT from the Acidobacteriota bacterium genome contains:
- a CDS encoding class I SAM-dependent methyltransferase, coding for MTSADTAALLQTLARDCGARRILEIGIGDGQFTLSLAAMLPPDGMMISMEADAVLAGHARSELAAAGYADRVSVMVGEAARFLHKIAGPFDLIVQGAAPAVNQARHERLVALLRPNGVLVTDNIGGNGDSDPVVAFSHRLAADPRLRTSFLPVGGGVAISVKRAS
- a CDS encoding amidase; translated protein: MTIAEVAPRLAKGEVKSEKLTEECLSQIEALNPKLNAFITVTATAALAAARKADQEIAGGRYRGPLHGIPLSLKDLIDMKGVRTSAGSLVRADHVAGSDAVVTARLRAAGAVFVGKTNLHEFAFGTTTEDSGFGLARNPVDPSRSPGGSSGGSAIAIATGMSLGTVGTDTGGSIRIPAAACGIVGLKPEWGEVSASGVVPLSRQLDHVGPLAACVADAWFQYNAMVPAARQTAAMPAAAPLKGLRFGVPAGYLFDRLDADVERVVAATIETLRSAGATVTEVAIPHATDMAAVYVHLVLADAAEFHGRTLLARPQDYTPNVRLRLEMARYVLAEDYVRAVRGKAVIAHEVDRALHGVDALVLPSLAIPAPPLGAATMPVKGGPEAVRTLMLRCTQPFNLSGHPAISLPCGTAHSGLSGTAHGGLPVGLQLAGHKGGTAALVGAALAVERAIAHAG
- a CDS encoding alpha/beta hydrolase family protein, which codes for MIRRYFHRWEQQLANVSKHERQVRPFEWGEDWIDAAFAPGATVDRTEAGGGQPAGYAGVSAWVERVMQNTDAFYTPEPVRYTFTQALPSVRAGGEEGLLTYPSGFTTPHDHNNTVTARYFPAAPIRKRRPGSPRRAVVVLAQWNSDANGHVGLCKILAKLGIASLRISLPYHDARMPPELKRADYIVSSNVVRTLQVCRQAVRDVRLALWWLRDQGYDRLGLLGTSLGSCLSLLTTCHEPLVRAQALNHVSPFFSDVVWRGLSTEHVREGFEGYLDADQLRHLWRPISPWSFLDRMHDRQTLLIYAKYDLSFPVDLSLKLVDEFRRRRYPVQVSVLPCGHYSTGAAPYKFLDAWYLGKFLATKL
- a CDS encoding YfiR family protein, whose translation is MDIPVRRLRRFGPGWCTAAVVAAAALSAPAVGAGQAPQRETDVVLKAAFLYNFARFAQWPALRDGQAIAVCIVGDDGLAAAFDKTAQGKNIGGHVVATIQPADARTWSTCHVLFIADSAARRATKELSLIRAAPVLTVSDEPGFARRSGLVELYVEDGRMRFAINVDALGRSGLQLSSRLLGLAKVVRDRDLE